The Crocosphaera sp. UHCC 0190 genome has a window encoding:
- the hisA gene encoding 1-(5-phosphoribosyl)-5-[(5-phosphoribosylamino)methylideneamino]imidazole-4-carboxamide isomerase, with product MDVIPAIDLLEGRCVRLYQGDYQQSQVYNDNPVEVARQWADEGATRLHLVDLDGAKQGKPVNLNTIEAIARAISIPVQVGGGLRDRNSVAQLIKLGVDRAILGTVAVENPDLVQQLCQEFPGKIAVGIDARNGKVATRGWLETSEVLATDLAQKMAALGVTAIIYTDIHRDGTLQGPNREALRELANHVNIPIIASGGVSSLTDVLGLLALEPIGVTGVIIGKALYTGDVSLTEAVRAVGQGRWQDVPPDFGSSAFG from the coding sequence ATGGACGTTATCCCTGCGATCGATCTGCTTGAAGGACGTTGTGTTCGTCTTTATCAAGGTGACTATCAACAATCCCAAGTTTATAACGACAACCCCGTAGAAGTGGCGCGACAATGGGCCGATGAAGGGGCCACCCGTTTGCATTTGGTAGACCTTGATGGAGCAAAACAGGGCAAACCTGTTAACCTAAATACTATAGAGGCGATCGCCAGGGCCATTTCCATTCCCGTACAGGTAGGGGGAGGATTACGCGATCGCAACAGTGTTGCTCAACTCATTAAGTTAGGGGTTGATCGTGCCATTCTGGGGACGGTTGCAGTGGAAAACCCCGACTTAGTGCAACAACTCTGTCAAGAATTTCCTGGCAAAATAGCTGTAGGAATTGATGCAAGAAATGGGAAAGTTGCCACCAGAGGATGGTTAGAAACCTCAGAAGTGTTAGCGACAGACTTGGCCCAAAAAATGGCAGCATTAGGGGTAACAGCCATTATTTACACGGATATACACCGAGACGGGACATTACAAGGGCCTAACCGTGAAGCCTTACGAGAATTAGCGAATCATGTTAACATCCCTATCATTGCATCAGGGGGAGTCAGTTCCCTCACCGACGTTTTAGGATTATTAGCATTAGAACCCATTGGCGTGACGGGGGTAATTATCGGCAAAGCTTTGTATACTGGGGATGTTAGCTTAACGGAAGCAGTCCGCGCAGTAGGACAGGGAAGATGGCAAGATGTACCCCCAGACTTCGGATCATCGGCTTTTGGTTAG
- a CDS encoding aminopeptidase P N-terminal domain-containing protein encodes MGIEWSEYRQRREKLMEKMGKGTAIFRSAPTSVMHNDVEYVFRQDSDFFYLTGFNEPEAVAVLAPHHEEHRFILFIQPKDPEKETWTGYRCGVEGAKEKYSADEAYPIAELDEKLPQYLKKADRIYYHLGRDKHFNDVILSHWQSLMATYPKRGTGPVAIEDTNHILHPMRQVKSASELGMLRQAMDISASAHNRAREFVKAGHYEYQIQAEIEHTFRLHGGMGPAYPSIVASGSNACILHYIENNRQIQENDLLLIDAGCSYGYYNGDITRTFPVNGKFTGEQKAIYELVLEAQLKAIESVKPGNPYNEFHDMAVCVLVQGLIDLGLLKGDLEEIIKEEKYKPFYMHKTGHWLGLDVHDVGVYKQGEETWLPLEAGHVLTVEPGIYIGPDIKPAEGQPEIPERWRGIGIRIEDDILVTETGHEVLTAAVPKAIDDIV; translated from the coding sequence ATGGGCATTGAGTGGAGCGAATACCGTCAAAGACGAGAAAAATTGATGGAAAAAATGGGCAAAGGAACGGCAATTTTTCGCAGTGCGCCAACTTCAGTTATGCACAATGATGTTGAATATGTTTTTCGTCAGGATAGTGATTTTTTCTATTTAACGGGATTTAATGAACCAGAAGCGGTTGCTGTTTTGGCCCCTCATCATGAAGAACACCGTTTTATCTTATTTATACAACCCAAAGATCCTGAAAAAGAGACATGGACAGGGTATCGGTGTGGGGTAGAAGGGGCCAAAGAAAAGTATAGTGCAGATGAAGCTTATCCCATCGCAGAATTAGATGAAAAATTACCTCAATATCTCAAGAAAGCAGATCGAATTTATTATCATTTAGGTAGAGATAAGCATTTTAACGATGTCATTTTATCCCATTGGCAAAGCTTAATGGCAACCTATCCTAAGCGGGGAACTGGCCCAGTTGCTATTGAAGATACTAACCATATTCTTCACCCCATGCGACAGGTAAAAAGTGCCTCTGAATTAGGGATGTTACGTCAAGCGATGGACATTTCTGCTTCTGCTCATAACCGGGCCAGAGAATTTGTAAAAGCGGGTCATTATGAGTATCAAATTCAAGCAGAAATTGAACATACTTTTCGACTTCATGGGGGAATGGGGCCGGCTTATCCTTCTATTGTGGCATCGGGTTCTAATGCTTGTATTCTTCATTATATTGAGAATAACCGTCAGATTCAAGAAAATGATTTATTGTTAATTGATGCGGGTTGTTCCTATGGTTATTATAATGGGGATATTACCCGAACTTTTCCCGTCAATGGTAAGTTTACGGGGGAACAAAAAGCCATTTATGAGTTGGTACTAGAAGCTCAATTAAAAGCCATTGAATCGGTGAAACCTGGAAACCCATATAATGAGTTTCATGATATGGCGGTTTGTGTTTTGGTACAGGGATTAATCGATTTAGGATTATTAAAAGGAGACTTAGAGGAGATAATTAAAGAGGAAAAATATAAGCCTTTTTATATGCACAAAACTGGCCATTGGTTGGGTTTAGATGTGCATGATGTGGGGGTTTATAAACAAGGGGAAGAAACTTGGCTTCCCTTAGAAGCAGGTCATGTTTTAACCGTTGAACCTGGTATTTATATAGGCCCCGATATTAAACCCGCAGAAGGACAACCAGAAATTCCTGAAAGATGGCGCGGTATTGGTATTAGAATTGAGGATGATATTTTAGTAACAGAAACGGGTCATGAGGTTTTAACTGCTGCTGTTCCTAAAGCAATTGATGACATTGTTTAA
- a CDS encoding NAD(P)H-quinone oxidoreductase subunit F, whose product MLDSLSQTVWLVPLYALMGALLILPWSPGIIRQTGPRPSGYISIIMTLVALFHSLFTLGNIWQKPPQYLSATWLHTTTLDLTLDLEISTVTVGALVVITGLNLMAQIYAIGYLEMDWGWARFYALMALFEGGMCSLVLCNSLFFSYVVLEVLTLGTYLLIGFWFNQSLVVTGARDAFLTKRVGDLILLMAVVALLPLAGTWNYDQLAIWAETADLNPTVATLLCLALIAGPLGKCAQFPLHLWLDEAMEGPMPATILRNGLVVSTGAWVLVKLQPVLTLSPLALTVMVSVGAVTAVGAALIAIAQIDVKRSLSYTVSAYMGLEFIAVGTGQTETALLLLLTYAIAMGLLVMSIGGIVLNNITQDLTQYGGLWSRRPISAICYLVGGAALVAFPPLGGFWPLQQLAEGLGSFSPLLFGVLLVVNGLTAFSVAREFSLIFGGQPKPMTVRSPEGLWALVVPMMVVMGFALHLPILLFKWQLLPTLESVNLSTAGSLVLSTLIGSGAAAFIYLSDRIPKPVQINPKWLQDLFAYDLYTPQLYRVTIVALVAIVSNAVNWFDKFIVDGVVNIVGIATLFGGQGLKYNVTGQGQFYIFTMLLGLAILVSILCFPLLS is encoded by the coding sequence ATGTTAGATTCCTTAAGCCAGACTGTCTGGTTAGTTCCTTTGTATGCCTTAATGGGGGCATTATTAATCCTTCCCTGGTCCCCTGGTATTATTCGTCAAACAGGCCCCAGGCCATCTGGTTATATCAGCATTATCATGACTCTGGTGGCTTTATTCCATAGTTTGTTTACTTTGGGGAATATCTGGCAAAAACCGCCTCAATATCTCTCTGCAACTTGGTTACATACCACCACGTTAGATCTTACCCTTGATCTCGAAATTTCGACAGTAACCGTTGGGGCCTTGGTGGTTATTACTGGGTTAAATTTAATGGCCCAAATTTACGCCATTGGTTACTTAGAAATGGACTGGGGATGGGCGCGTTTTTATGCGTTAATGGCTTTATTTGAGGGGGGAATGTGTTCCCTTGTCCTTTGTAACTCCCTCTTTTTCAGTTATGTGGTGCTGGAAGTTCTCACCTTGGGAACCTATCTATTAATTGGGTTTTGGTTTAACCAGTCTTTGGTGGTGACGGGGGCCCGAGATGCGTTTTTAACGAAACGGGTTGGGGACTTAATTTTATTAATGGCCGTGGTGGCCTTATTACCCTTAGCAGGAACCTGGAATTATGATCAATTAGCCATTTGGGCAGAAACGGCTGATCTTAACCCTACGGTTGCAACCTTACTCTGTTTAGCTTTAATTGCTGGGCCTTTGGGCAAATGCGCTCAATTTCCCTTACATTTATGGTTAGATGAGGCCATGGAAGGCCCCATGCCCGCTACTATTCTACGGAATGGCTTAGTTGTCTCTACGGGGGCCTGGGTATTGGTTAAATTACAACCCGTTTTGACCCTATCTCCCCTAGCATTGACGGTAATGGTGTCTGTTGGGGCTGTAACGGCAGTCGGGGCGGCTTTGATTGCGATCGCTCAAATTGATGTCAAACGTTCCCTCTCCTACACTGTGAGTGCCTATATGGGCTTAGAGTTCATTGCGGTAGGAACGGGACAAACCGAAACAGCTTTACTATTATTGTTAACCTATGCGATCGCCATGGGACTATTGGTGATGAGTATTGGGGGAATTGTTCTTAATAATATTACCCAAGATTTAACCCAATATGGCGGTTTATGGTCCCGTCGTCCCATTTCTGCTATTTGTTACTTAGTGGGTGGGGCCGCTTTAGTCGCTTTTCCTCCTTTGGGGGGGTTTTGGCCCTTGCAACAACTAGCGGAAGGGTTAGGGTCATTTTCTCCCCTATTATTTGGGGTGTTATTGGTGGTAAATGGTTTAACGGCCTTTAGTGTGGCCCGTGAGTTTAGCCTCATTTTTGGGGGTCAGCCGAAACCCATGACGGTACGTTCTCCTGAAGGGTTATGGGCTTTGGTTGTACCGATGATGGTTGTGATGGGATTTGCCCTACATTTGCCTATTTTACTGTTTAAATGGCAATTATTACCTACTTTAGAAAGTGTTAACCTATCAACGGCAGGAAGTCTGGTATTATCGACGTTAATTGGTAGTGGTGCAGCCGCCTTTATCTATTTAAGCGATCGCATTCCGAAACCTGTCCAAATTAACCCTAAATGGTTACAAGATCTCTTTGCCTATGATTTATACACCCCTCAACTTTATCGAGTAACAATTGTCGCCTTAGTTGCTATTGTTTCCAATGCGGTTAATTGGTTTGATAAATTTATTGTTGATGGGGTTGTTAATATAGTGGGAATTGCGACGCTGTTTGGGGGACAAGGCTTAAAATATAATGTCACAGGACAAGGACAATTTTATATTTTTACCATGCTTCTTGGCTTGGCGATCTTGGTATCAATTCTTTGCTTTCCCTTATTATCCTAA
- a CDS encoding carbonic anhydrase, which produces MKSDSSKFDISRRNILKYGGGFIGTGLLAAAMGVETLTPSPVVAQNDMTPDQALAKLMDGNKRFATMKSKNPNQNLVRLQELAKGQKPFAAVLSCADSRVPVEIIFDQGLGDIFVCRDAGNIAIKEEVGSLEFGTLVLGAKILLVIGHESCGAVIATMKGGEVPGSIGTILAQIEPAITEFMGKQDDEMAVRKAVEANVLHQIEVLKRSPIISDLVAQNKLKVVGAYYDLDTGEISLVG; this is translated from the coding sequence ATGAAGTCTGATTCTTCCAAATTCGATATTTCTCGTCGTAATATCCTCAAATATGGTGGGGGTTTCATCGGAACAGGATTATTAGCAGCCGCTATGGGAGTAGAAACCTTAACCCCTTCTCCTGTGGTTGCTCAAAATGATATGACCCCTGACCAAGCTTTGGCAAAATTAATGGATGGTAATAAACGTTTTGCCACCATGAAAAGCAAAAATCCAAATCAAAATTTAGTGCGTCTTCAAGAATTAGCAAAAGGACAAAAACCCTTTGCTGCTGTTTTAAGTTGTGCTGATTCAAGAGTCCCAGTAGAAATCATTTTTGATCAAGGTTTGGGAGATATTTTTGTTTGCCGAGATGCGGGAAATATTGCCATAAAAGAAGAAGTTGGTAGCTTAGAATTTGGAACGCTAGTGTTGGGAGCAAAGATTTTATTAGTGATTGGTCATGAAAGTTGTGGAGCCGTTATTGCTACAATGAAAGGGGGTGAAGTCCCTGGTTCAATTGGTACTATTTTAGCTCAAATTGAACCCGCAATTACTGAATTTATGGGTAAACAAGATGATGAAATGGCTGTCAGAAAAGCGGTAGAAGCCAATGTTTTACATCAAATAGAAGTCTTAAAAAGATCTCCCATTATCTCTGACTTAGTAGCTCAAAATAAACTCAAAGTTGTTGGGGCTTATTATGATTTAGATACAGGAGAAATCAGTTTAGTTGGTTAG
- a CDS encoding NADH-quinone oxidoreductase subunit M, with translation MLSALLILPIVGAAIVGFLPLSLDGSKSRQITLFFTALSFGWSLYLLQQFNLNNPGFQFEEYLPWANAIGLSYSVGVDGLSLPLLILNSFLTGFAIFSIGEKVERPRLYYSLILLCNGGIAGALMAQNLLLFVLFYEVELIPFYLMIAIWGGEKRGYASTKFLIYTALSGLLVLAAFLGMSFLSGSANFDYLSIHLEQLSLNTRLILLTLLLVGFGIKIPLVPLHTWLPDAYTEASPAVTILLGGILAKLGTYGLIRFGLQLFPEAWSLIAPGLAIIGTISVLYGALSAIAQKDIKRMVAYSSIGHMGYILVAAAAGTELSILGAVTQMISHGLILALLFYLVGIVERKAGTRDLDILNGLMNPIRGLPLTSALLILAGMGSAGIPGLVGFIAEYMVFQGSFTAFPIPTLLCIIASGLTAVYFVILLNRTCFGKLDNQRAYYPKVLASENIPALILTATIIFLGVQPNYLVRWIEPTTNTMVAHLSTIEQSQIAVKP, from the coding sequence ATGCTGAGTGCTTTACTAATTTTACCAATTGTTGGGGCGGCAATAGTTGGATTTTTGCCCCTTTCATTAGATGGCTCAAAATCACGCCAAATCACCCTATTTTTTACGGCTTTGTCCTTTGGTTGGAGTCTTTATCTCCTACAACAATTTAATCTGAATAACCCTGGTTTTCAGTTTGAAGAATACCTACCTTGGGCAAATGCTATCGGTTTAAGTTACAGTGTAGGGGTTGATGGTTTATCTTTACCCTTACTCATTCTCAATAGCTTTCTCACGGGATTTGCTATTTTTAGCATTGGCGAAAAAGTAGAGCGACCCCGCCTTTATTATTCCTTAATTTTGTTATGTAATGGGGGAATTGCTGGGGCATTAATGGCACAAAATTTACTTTTATTTGTGCTATTTTATGAAGTAGAATTAATTCCCTTTTACCTCATGATTGCTATTTGGGGAGGCGAAAAAAGGGGTTATGCTTCTACTAAATTTCTGATTTATACTGCCCTTTCAGGATTATTAGTTTTAGCCGCATTTCTCGGCATGAGTTTTCTCAGTGGTTCAGCAAATTTTGATTATCTTTCTATCCACTTAGAACAGCTTTCTCTCAATACTCGCTTAATTTTGTTGACCTTACTTTTAGTCGGGTTTGGTATCAAAATTCCCTTAGTTCCTTTACATACTTGGTTGCCTGATGCCTACACAGAAGCATCTCCCGCCGTAACTATATTATTGGGAGGAATTTTAGCCAAATTAGGAACTTATGGTTTAATTCGTTTCGGTTTACAACTATTTCCTGAAGCTTGGTCATTAATAGCCCCTGGTTTAGCCATTATTGGCACTATTAGCGTCCTCTATGGGGCCTTAAGTGCGATCGCCCAAAAAGACATCAAACGCATGGTTGCCTATAGTTCGATCGGACACATGGGTTATATTCTCGTAGCAGCCGCAGCAGGGACAGAATTAAGCATTTTAGGGGCCGTAACCCAAATGATTAGTCATGGCTTAATTTTAGCCCTTCTGTTCTATTTAGTGGGCATTGTGGAACGCAAAGCAGGAACCCGTGACCTGGATATTCTCAATGGGTTAATGAACCCTATTCGCGGCTTACCTCTTACCAGTGCCTTGTTAATTTTAGCAGGGATGGGCAGCGCAGGTATTCCTGGTTTAGTGGGATTTATTGCAGAATACATGGTATTTCAAGGCAGTTTTACGGCTTTTCCTATTCCCACCTTACTTTGCATCATTGCATCAGGTTTAACGGCGGTTTACTTCGTCATTCTTTTAAATCGTACCTGTTTTGGCAAACTGGACAACCAACGGGCCTATTATCCCAAAGTCTTGGCCTCAGAGAATATTCCCGCTTTAATTCTAACTGCAACTATCATCTTTTTAGGAGTTCAACCTAATTATTTAGTCCGTTGGATCGAACCGACAACTAATACAATGGTTGCTCATTTATCGACGATTGAACAGTCGCAAATTGCAGTTAAACCTTAA
- a CDS encoding CO2 hydration protein encodes MTSTLNFTKLPPSTHEFAEVIHRLEAGGSMLPDTPENLMQIIGIYKAYAVPMDFYWRDLLYIAERVFLDPLPFFKYFLPQEYLDLHNHYAGDDADLRIWRGVATAHPELLEFMEKGKTGKLPKLFHHLNHDRINMEFAEACMRAMLWHGRDMGWGKFDAYLDSEEYKTNADRAIKAYFKKNPAMLGLYKLFPDMFLEQVRQLSYYSNLGLFWEVMAPVFFEMSDIYDEGGFKGVPDAMNFLVNGIFAIAGRPIYHHVYIEGKCYEIIPKSKGFTWLYEAALPYVEAVFYRTAPFRGTKSYNAQAKQVPEQQKDFHYGILYADVFPVGTAGIPPTLLMDDMYHFLPDYLIEYYQKHCRGEDDVLIQLGITFQRSMYNVTSAVIQALRTALLYPLDDPNPKHLQKNRQFFESQIDRFKRPEARLRDVQNQEYR; translated from the coding sequence ATGACAAGCACTTTAAACTTTACCAAACTTCCCCCATCTACCCATGAATTTGCTGAGGTAATTCACCGCTTAGAAGCTGGTGGTTCAATGTTACCTGATACCCCAGAGAACTTAATGCAAATTATCGGCATATATAAAGCCTATGCAGTGCCAATGGACTTCTATTGGCGGGATCTTTTATATATTGCTGAACGGGTATTTTTAGACCCCCTTCCCTTCTTTAAATATTTCTTACCTCAAGAGTATTTAGATCTCCATAATCATTATGCTGGAGATGACGCAGATTTGAGAATTTGGCGAGGAGTAGCAACAGCCCATCCTGAATTATTAGAGTTTATGGAAAAGGGCAAAACTGGTAAACTACCAAAACTTTTTCATCATCTTAATCATGACCGCATTAACATGGAATTTGCGGAAGCTTGTATGCGGGCCATGTTATGGCATGGTCGAGATATGGGATGGGGTAAATTTGATGCTTATCTTGATAGTGAGGAATACAAAACAAACGCAGATAGAGCAATTAAAGCCTATTTTAAAAAGAATCCTGCTATGTTAGGACTGTATAAATTATTCCCTGATATGTTCTTGGAACAGGTTCGTCAACTTTCCTATTATTCTAATTTAGGACTATTTTGGGAAGTGATGGCCCCTGTGTTTTTTGAGATGTCAGATATTTATGATGAGGGAGGTTTTAAAGGGGTTCCTGATGCCATGAATTTTCTAGTTAATGGTATTTTTGCTATTGCGGGTCGTCCTATTTATCATCATGTTTATATTGAGGGGAAATGTTACGAAATTATTCCTAAATCTAAGGGGTTTACTTGGTTATATGAGGCAGCGTTACCCTACGTTGAAGCGGTATTTTATCGCACTGCTCCCTTCCGAGGAACTAAGTCTTATAATGCTCAAGCAAAACAAGTTCCTGAACAGCAAAAAGACTTTCATTATGGCATTTTATACGCTGATGTTTTCCCCGTCGGAACTGCCGGAATACCTCCCACATTGTTAATGGATGATATGTATCATTTTTTGCCAGATTACTTGATAGAATACTATCAAAAACATTGTCGTGGGGAAGATGATGTCTTGATCCAATTAGGGATTACTTTTCAGCGATCAATGTATAATGTAACTTCTGCTGTTATTCAAGCATTGAGAACTGCTTTGTTATATCCTTTAGATGATCCTAACCCCAAACATTTGCAGAAAAACCGTCAATTTTTTGAATCACAAATTGATAGATTTAAACGTCCCGAAGCCCGTTTAAGGGATGTTCAAAACCAAGAATACCGTTAA
- a CDS encoding HNH endonuclease signature motif containing protein, giving the protein MNNNPEIPLEELTEKLLRTNLKLDKWLDKSQDKLDDLQEKYAPRTEFNRWRNSQEGQEWKKQKYRQQNKLCPICKETITNLKGSHIDHIKPLVPYSYLALDTNNMQVTHAECNKSKGRKID; this is encoded by the coding sequence ATGAATAATAATCCAGAAATTCCCTTAGAAGAATTGACAGAAAAACTATTGAGAACTAATCTAAAACTAGATAAATGGTTAGATAAATCACAAGATAAACTTGATGATCTTCAAGAAAAATATGCTCCCAGAACTGAGTTTAACCGTTGGCGTAATTCTCAAGAAGGGCAAGAATGGAAAAAGCAAAAATATCGTCAACAAAATAAATTATGTCCAATTTGCAAAGAGACTATTACTAATTTAAAAGGTTCTCATATTGACCATATTAAACCACTTGTTCCTTATTCTTATTTAGCTTTAGATACTAATAATATGCAAGTTACTCATGCAGAGTGTAACAAGTCAAAAGGCAGAAAAATTGATTAA
- a CDS encoding type II toxin-antitoxin system HicB family antitoxin, which translates to MKLQIIVHEAEEGGYWAEVPALPGCATQGDNFEELLQNLYEAVAGYLAELLDQLED; encoded by the coding sequence ATGAAACTACAAATTATTGTCCATGAAGCAGAAGAAGGGGGATATTGGGCAGAAGTTCCTGCTTTACCTGGTTGTGCGACACAAGGGGATAATTTTGAGGAATTACTGCAAAATCTTTATGAAGCAGTCGCAGGATATCTAGCAGAATTGTTAGATCAGTTAGAAGATTAA
- a CDS encoding DUF2283 domain-containing protein, whose protein sequence is MEAKYDSEVDVLRISWSDAEIEESDSVSPGIILDYDSARNVIGIEVLNASKKIQHFNLKSTDKIVSKLR, encoded by the coding sequence ATGGAAGCTAAATATGATAGTGAGGTTGATGTATTAAGAATTAGTTGGAGTGATGCAGAAATTGAAGAAAGTGATTCTGTGAGTCCAGGCATTATTTTAGACTATGATTCTGCCAGAAATGTCATTGGAATTGAAGTTTTAAATGCTTCTAAAAAAATTCAACATTTTAATTTAAAATCAACAGATAAGATAGTTTCTAAATTGAGGTAA
- a CDS encoding DUF4258 domain-containing protein produces the protein MQFSLSQHAQGELQKRRIPIHILELILEYPEQILEEDGLKVYQGTFKANNDKTYLLRAYINDLVQHNIIVTVYVTSKIKKYWRLDNGS, from the coding sequence ATGCAATTTAGTCTTAGTCAACACGCACAGGGGGAACTACAAAAGCGAAGAATTCCTATTCATATTTTAGAACTCATTTTAGAGTATCCTGAACAAATTTTAGAAGAAGATGGATTAAAAGTCTATCAAGGTACATTTAAAGCAAACAATGACAAAACCTATTTACTAAGGGCTTATATCAATGATTTGGTCCAACATAACATAATTGTGACTGTTTACGTTACTAGCAAAATCAAAAAATACTGGAGATTAGACAATGGAAGCTAA
- a CDS encoding fasciclin domain-containing protein: MPDIVDIAVNNDNFKTLVAAVSAANLVDTLKSPGPFTVFAPTDAAFAKLPPGTITTLLQNIPQLSRILCYHVVSGKLMKADLAKVETVTSVEGSPISIDCSDGFEVKNATVIMENIEADNGVIHVIDNVILMG; this comes from the coding sequence ATGCCTGATATCGTTGATATTGCCGTTAATAATGATAACTTTAAAACCTTAGTGGCTGCTGTGAGTGCCGCTAACTTAGTAGATACCCTAAAAAGTCCTGGGCCTTTTACGGTTTTTGCCCCAACAGATGCAGCTTTTGCTAAACTACCTCCAGGCACTATTACCACTTTATTACAAAATATTCCTCAACTGTCTAGAATCCTCTGTTATCATGTGGTTTCCGGTAAATTAATGAAGGCTGATTTAGCAAAAGTTGAGACGGTCACTTCTGTTGAAGGTTCTCCTATTTCTATTGATTGTTCGGATGGCTTTGAAGTGAAAAATGCAACCGTTATCATGGAAAATATTGAAGCAGATAACGGGGTTATTCATGTGATTGATAATGTCATTTTGATGGGGTAA
- a CDS encoding UbiD family decarboxylase: MARDLRGFIKQLEQRGQLRRISSLVDPDLEIAEISNRMLQAGGPALLFENVKGAKFPVAINLMGTVERICWAMNMEQPQELETLGEKLAMLQQPKPPKKISQAIDFGKVLFDVVKAKPGKSFLPPCQQIVIEGDEIDLNTLPLIRPYPGDAGKIITLGLVITRDCETGTPNVGVYRLQLQSNNTMTVHWLSVRGGARHLRKAAEKGKKLEIAIALGVDPLIIMAAATPIPVDLSEWLFAGLYGGSGVQLTKCKTLDLEVPADAEFILEGTITPGEVLPDGPFGDHMGYYGGLEDSPLVRFHCITHRKDPLYLTTFSGRPPKEEAMMAIALNRIYTPILRQQVSEITDFFLPMEALSYKAAIISIDKAYPGQARRAALAFWSALPQFTYTKFVIVVDKDINIRDPRQVVWAISSKVDPSRDVFILPETPFDTLDFASEKVGLGGRMGIDATTKMYPETNHEWGEPLESDPDVAAMVDRRWVEYGLGDIILTEVNANLFGYDIIQ; encoded by the coding sequence ATGGCCAGAGATTTACGGGGATTTATCAAACAACTCGAACAAAGGGGACAACTACGACGCATCAGTAGTTTAGTCGATCCTGACTTAGAAATTGCCGAAATATCCAACCGAATGTTACAAGCAGGAGGCCCGGCCTTACTCTTTGAAAATGTCAAAGGGGCCAAGTTTCCCGTCGCTATCAATTTAATGGGAACCGTTGAACGAATATGTTGGGCCATGAACATGGAACAACCCCAAGAATTAGAAACTTTGGGGGAAAAATTAGCCATGTTGCAACAACCCAAACCCCCGAAAAAGATCTCTCAGGCCATTGATTTTGGTAAAGTTCTTTTTGATGTAGTCAAAGCGAAACCAGGAAAAAGTTTTCTTCCTCCCTGTCAACAAATAGTCATAGAAGGGGATGAAATTGATCTTAATACTTTACCTCTAATTCGTCCTTATCCTGGAGATGCGGGCAAAATTATCACTTTAGGACTGGTAATTACAAGAGACTGTGAAACCGGAACCCCTAATGTGGGAGTTTATCGCTTACAGTTGCAATCTAATAATACTATGACGGTGCATTGGTTATCCGTGAGAGGAGGGGCCAGACATTTACGAAAAGCAGCAGAAAAGGGCAAAAAATTAGAAATTGCGATCGCCCTCGGTGTTGATCCTTTGATTATTATGGCAGCAGCTACCCCTATTCCGGTAGATTTATCAGAATGGTTATTTGCGGGTTTATATGGGGGGTCTGGAGTACAATTAACCAAGTGTAAAACCCTTGATTTAGAAGTACCAGCAGATGCAGAATTTATCTTGGAAGGAACTATTACCCCTGGTGAAGTATTACCAGATGGCCCCTTTGGGGATCACATGGGTTATTATGGCGGTTTAGAAGATTCTCCTTTGGTACGTTTTCATTGTATTACTCATCGCAAAGATCCCCTTTATTTAACTACTTTTAGTGGTCGTCCTCCCAAAGAAGAAGCGATGATGGCCATTGCTTTAAACCGCATTTATACTCCCATTTTAAGACAACAAGTCTCTGAAATTACGGACTTTTTCTTACCAATGGAAGCATTAAGTTATAAAGCAGCGATTATTTCCATTGATAAAGCTTATCCAGGACAAGCAAGACGGGCCGCTTTAGCTTTTTGGAGTGCCTTACCTCAGTTTACTTATACCAAATTTGTGATCGTAGTTGACAAGGATATTAATATTCGTGATCCCCGTCAAGTTGTTTGGGCTATAAGTTCTAAAGTTGACCCTTCAAGAGATGTTTTTATCTTACCAGAAACGCCTTTTGATACCCTAGATTTTGCTAGTGAAAAAGTTGGGTTAGGGGGAAGAATGGGCATTGATGCAACTACAAAAATGTATCCTGAAACTAATCATGAATGGGGAGAACCCTTAGAGTCTGATCCTGATGTTGCAGCGATGGTTGATCGTCGTTGGGTAGAATATGGTTTAGGGGATATTATCTTAACTGAAGTGAATGCCAATTTGTTTGGTTATGATATTATTCAGTAA